The Miscanthus floridulus cultivar M001 chromosome 6, ASM1932011v1, whole genome shotgun sequence genomic interval aagtgttaaaatataaaaaaaaatccacAAGGACACACTGTCCTAGCTTCTGGCCGTGCTTAAATTGAAGCAAGCAACAGCGGCAGAGACGCCAGCTCCATCCATAATTCCATATCAATGTTCCAGTGTATGAATGCGTGCATTGTTGAAGGCATGAGTCTTCGTTTCTAAATCGATCTTTTACAAATTGTAGATGTGATATTTGACAAGCAAACGCAAagaacgcaaaccatgcacagcAATGGATGTGATATTTGTGATTACAATTGCATACGCTTGAGCGATTCATCGCGTCAGACACCTAAAGCCTTTACACACCCCCATCCACACGGCGAACAGCACCAGGCACAGCACCACGTCCACGACGATCacgaccgccgcgtggcgccaccacGAGCGCCACCCCGGAAGCGCGCTTTCCCCCGGTTGCAAGGCGCGACGTCGCTCTCCAGCCCGCTGGTGGTCCTCGTCCTTCTCGCAGGCTGGCGCCAGCGGCGTGGACGGCTCCTGATCTTGCAGCGATGCTCCTGGAAGCTCCGCGTCCGCCACGCCGGAGCTCGGACCTGCCGCGGTCCGCAGCAGCGTCCTCGCGAACTGGCGCGCAACGGGGGCCACCGCTTCGTCGCGCAGGCGCTTCCTGGGCGCGGCGTCGCACGCGTCGCGGACGCGCTCCAGGAACCGGACCACCTCGGCGGCGCCAGGAGTCGGGTCGGCCGCGGCGAAGTACGTGCAGCCGTCGTCGGCCGAGAGGAACGCGAACGTCCTCGCCCCGTCGACGGTGTGGTGGTGCCACCGGTGGTGCTCGGGGGCGTGGCCGAGGCAGAGCGCGGCGAGCGCGAGGGCCGACTTGGCGTCCTCGCCGACCGCGTTGGTATGGAAGCAGGAGATGTTGTTCCTGTCGCCCCTGGACGTCGCGGCGACACAGAAGAAGACGTTGTGCACGCCGCCGTCTCCTGCGCCAGCGGTGGCTTCCTGCGTCTCGTCGGCCTCCACCTCCATCGGCGCGAGCCGCGAGGTCGTGCACGCTTAGTCGAGGCTGACGAACAGGTGCTCTTGTTCGTGCATGAGTCGCTGTGGCATCGGGCGCTAAGGCTGTAATGAGGACAGCTTCAAATCGGTCCGAGGTGcaaaggctgctgctgctgcgacgcAAAAAGGCTGAGGGGGCAGAAACGGTGCAGAAGAAAGCTGCTGCAACCGGGAGTTGCAGTACTTGTGCAGAAAATGGTTTCAGCCGCACCGGAAAGGAGTATGGGATAGACCGACAGAGATGATATGTGCTTTGGTGGCCAAGGAATACACAAGGAGAGAAGCAAAGAAGCCCAAGGTGCTGGGTCAGTAGAGGAGCTGGGGTGCATCACAAGTAACCTTACCTTACTTGAGGAGAGGAATGCCATTCTGATTCATGGCTTGAAGTGTGGTTGACCTTGGAGAAGCCTCCAAGGTGCACAGAACGATGGTAGAGTTTAGTTCTCGTTCCAGAATAAAATAATTTTGGGTCAGGTGAGTTTTTTTTTCTTACGAGGATGCTGGTAGGCTAGTAGGTGTTTGGTTCGaactactaaactttagtagctactaaacgatttagtcacttttagtaactccagagttactagagatgactaaagcctttttagtagcttttagtcataggaAAACAGAGTAATGGAATGCTATGGTTAGTGAAGCACGGCGAGAAGACAGGTTGCTTGTCATCACTTAGCACAAGCCTACCGCCTGTTCGGCTGgccttaaaaaaaaaaaaactgttccgACTGGTTTGACGTGAGAAAAAAAAATAACCGTTTGCCTAGAGGACACTGTTCATATGAACAGTGCCCCCGTGAGTGGGCTGGCCGGCACTGGCCAGCcgagccagccagccgaacacccgCTAGTTGGTGGTAGTTCGGACAGTGACCTCACTTATTCATAAGATGAAAGGTATTACGACTTACGAGAGTTACACATAAGATGAAAGGTGGAACTGCACTAATAAAAGAAACTATCAGACTCGTCAAACATAAAAACAGGATATATATTCAGGCACCGGGCAATCTCATCAATCCGCCTCACCTAACTCAAAAAATAAAGGCCAAATGCCAACTAAGATCTTGCTAGCAGTGAAAGATGACACAGAACCATTGCATAAGTAGTGCATGCAAGAATTAAAATATTAAGAGCCAGACTGCAACTGAGTTTTCTTGTCATTTAGTACGCTTTCAGTCTGCAATGTCAACACAAAAACTAAACTGGGCATGTCTACATTCAGGAACTTTCTGTTTTCCAGCAATCCAACCCGAACGAGTTAGATTCATTAGTGTAGTGTGGCTGGCACAAACATAACATAGTACTTCCCTCTCTTTTTATAAGTAACATCTGCTGGCTTCAGAGTTGGGACAATGGAGAACACAACAGGACAGGATTTTCGCCTTCAAGGATAATGCAGCGTTCTTCTGAAGATCTAGAGGATATGATAACCATATTTACATGCTTGAGCATGACTACGAGGTACTACAATCTAGAAGTTACCAAAATATTGAGGTGTCAAGAACCTATGTGGAACCTGCCTAAACTCAACATACTACATTCTTCTGCACCTAGGATGGGTACATGATTGGCTGATTCGCAGCTCCATGGGCAAAGGCATTCATAACAGGACCTCTATGGGCAATGTTCAGAACAGAACCAAATCCCTGCCTATTGTAATCATACATACTGTTGCTTACCTGGCCATGGTTGTGTACTGGTCCACCTGATAAAGCTGGTCATAAAGAGGAGAGATACGATGATCAAGTTTACATTAATAGCTGTGCAGTTTGGAACATGTATTAACAGGCTCAGGAAAGTATCTCACCTTGTGGGTGAAAACCATATGGATAAGGAGTGGGAGAAAAACCATAACCTCCAATCCTCCCGTTTACCACCGGATATGCTGGGGTACGAGACACAGGCATATCACTACAATGCATGATTTGAGTCTGTTTTGGTAACGGTATAGGGTTGAGCTTAGGCATTACTGGGTTATTGCCATTTGAAGAGGGTACATGATTGAGCATTACTGAGTTATTGCCATTTGAAGACGGTTTGTCATGACCAGCAATCTGCAAAAACGTAACAAGAAAATAGATGTCTGAGCCTGGTTATATTTTAAGACATAAAGATAACTATGTAACAAGTTACACGTGATTTGAAGGAGATGGAAGAAACTAGGGATTTGAGGCAAATTTTAATATTTCTGCAAATAGTATGACAAATAACGTAAGAACTGTCATTATACAATAGCTAGGTGGCTAGGTAAAAGCAGTGGTCCTGTGATTATAGACAAGTAATGTATGTGGACAGAATATTATACACAAGTAATGCATGTTGACAGAATATTATACACAAGTAATGTACCTAGATAGAAATGAAAACCTACCACGAACTTAAGCGTTTTACCATTGATCCGAACAAGTCCCGAGAAAAGCCTAACAGCGTATTGCGCGATTTCCTCAGTTTCATACTCAGCAAAAGCGTAACCTTTGCGACTGTTACTCTCCTTGTCACTGGGTACATGTAGGTCTACTACATGGCCTGCCTGAATAAGAATCTCATACAAGACTCTTTCAGATATCTTTTCATCCAAGTTACCTATTAAGAAAATAAACAGTTGTAGAATTAATAAAGCATACTAAATACTAACTGGGCCAACACAGCTGCCCAGATGGTCCAGAGAACATGGCAACATATCTTTAAAACAGAAACACAATCTTAGCTATAATGTTCTAATAAGTAGCAAAGCCACCCAACACAGAGACACTCAGTTTTAAATTTAAATAAAAGCGCAAAAGGAGAGCTCCATATGTCCATAACAGGCTAGTTCAGTAACATGTATAATTTAAAACGACAATTGtccaaatatacatatatatgatgTCATCATATCACACTAATATTtactcctccattccaaattataagtcgttcttgCTTTTCTAGtacatagtttttactatgtatctaggtcacaatgtatatctaggtgcgtagcaaaagctatgtacctagaaaagaaCGATTTACAATTTGAAACAGAGAGAGTAGTAATTAAAATTCAGAAGTCCTGTAGTTGCTGACAGTTTGATTATGTGGACATTAGTCATCAGTGGGCAATCAAAATGGCAAGCAACCTAACAGGATATCACAGCTCTTTCTGTAAGATAAGCAGGAGCAATGCCAAATGTTTAGGAATAAAAAGTTTTAGAACAAATCAATTGGCAAGGTATGACAGCTGCATTGAAACAGAGAATCAGAAACTTTAGTCTACAGACATAGCAGCAACAGTGGCAAAACCAGGAATCTTATCTTAAGCATATAAAGTACAAATGCCTAACGCCTCAAAACAGCAGAAATCCGGCAAATCAATAGTCGAGGCTACTTAACACTAACTAGTGAGTTAGTGACACCGGCATTTGGCATCAGAAGTGCATAATCGACACGGGCATTTTGCATCAGAAATGCATAATCGACACTAACCGCTGAGTAGGTGACACCGGCATCAGAAATGCATAATCAGCAGTGCACCAAAGAAATCATCAGAAATCACAAACCAACTATTACCCCGCTAGAAGCACCCGTGTACGCTTGCTCGGTGAGAGCGCAGAACGCAGAACAA includes:
- the LOC136459543 gene encoding phytolongin Phyl1.1-like — encoded protein: MEVEADETQEATAGAGDGGVHNVFFCVAATSRGDRNNISCFHTNAVGEDAKSALALAALCLGHAPEHHRWHHHTVDGARTFAFLSADDGCTYFAAADPTPGAAEVVRFLERVRDACDAAPRKRLRDEAVAPVARQFARTLLRTAAGPSSGVADAELPGASLQDQEPSTPLAPACEKDEDHQRAGERRRALQPGESALPGWRSWWRHAAVVIVVDVVLCLVLFAVWMGVCKGFRCLTR
- the LOC136459544 gene encoding spliceosome-associated protein 49-like; the protein is MARNPGRTVFIGNLDEKISERVLYEILIQAGHVVDLHVPSDKESNSRKGYAFAEYETEEIAQYAVRLFSGLVRINGKTLKFVIAGHDKPSSNGNNSVMLNHVPSSNGNNPVMPKLNPIPLPKQTQIMHCSDMPVSRTPAYPVVNGRIGGYGFSPTPYPYGFHPQALSGGPVHNHGQVSNSMYDYNRQGFGSVLNIAHRGPVMNAFAHGAANQPIMYPS